The Haloplanus sp. CK5-1 genome contains a region encoding:
- a CDS encoding 30S ribosomal protein S19 translates to MSSEYRTGREGEFTYRGHTLDELQSMSLDEVAELLPARQRRTITRGLSLEHEKLLDRAREAGEEETANDPIRTHRRDMPIVPEMVGLTFEVYNGQAFQRVAVEPEMIGHYLGEFQLTRTSVEHGQAGIGATRSSKFVPLK, encoded by the coding sequence ATGAGTTCCGAATACCGAACCGGCCGCGAAGGTGAGTTCACCTACCGCGGTCACACGCTCGACGAGCTGCAGTCAATGTCGCTCGACGAGGTCGCGGAACTGCTCCCCGCTCGACAGCGGCGAACCATCACTCGAGGCCTGTCGCTCGAACACGAGAAGCTCCTCGACCGCGCCCGCGAGGCCGGCGAGGAGGAGACGGCCAACGACCCCATCCGGACCCACCGACGGGACATGCCGATCGTCCCCGAGATGGTCGGACTGACCTTCGAGGTGTACAACGGCCAGGCGTTCCAGCGCGTCGCGGTCGAACCCGAGATGATCGGACACTACCTCGGCGAGTTCCAGCTCACCCGGACCTCGGTCGAACACGGGCAGGCCGGTATCGGCGCGACACGGTCCTCGAAGTTCGTGCCACTCAAGTAA
- a CDS encoding 50S ribosomal protein L23 gives MSSIIEHPLVTEKAMDEMDFDNKLQFIVDIDANKPEITDAIESRYDVTVTKVNTQITARGEKKAVVQLSADDDAQEIASRIGVF, from the coding sequence ATGAGTTCGATCATCGAGCACCCGTTGGTGACCGAGAAGGCGATGGACGAGATGGACTTCGACAACAAGCTCCAGTTCATCGTCGACATCGACGCGAACAAGCCCGAGATCACGGACGCCATCGAGTCGCGCTACGACGTGACGGTCACGAAGGTGAACACGCAGATCACCGCCCGTGGCGAGAAGAAGGCGGTCGTGCAGCTCTCGGCGGACGACGACGCACAGGAAATCGCCTCGCGGATCGGGGTGTTCTAA
- a CDS encoding 50S ribosomal protein L22, translating into MGINYSVEADPETTAKAMLRERPISIKHSKAIARQIKGMTVGDAQEYLQAVIDEERSVPFKQHNTGVGHRSDIDGWDAGRYPEKASKDFQKLLTNASNNADEQGFDGESMTIKHVAAHKVGERQGRKPRAFGRADPWNTTLCDVELIIEEDDE; encoded by the coding sequence ATGGGAATCAACTACAGCGTCGAGGCCGACCCGGAGACGACCGCCAAGGCGATGCTCCGAGAGCGGCCCATCAGCATCAAGCACAGCAAGGCCATCGCCCGGCAGATCAAGGGAATGACCGTCGGCGACGCCCAGGAGTACCTCCAGGCAGTCATCGACGAAGAGCGGTCGGTCCCGTTCAAACAGCACAACACCGGTGTCGGTCACCGGAGCGACATCGACGGCTGGGACGCCGGTCGCTACCCCGAGAAGGCCAGCAAGGACTTCCAGAAACTGCTCACGAACGCGAGCAACAACGCCGACGAACAGGGGTTCGACGGCGAGTCGATGACGATCAAACACGTCGCCGCCCACAAGGTCGGCGAGCGCCAGGGCCGCAAGCCCCGCGCGTTCGGTCGCGCGGACCCGTGGAACACCACGCTCTGTGACGTGGAACTGATCATCGAGGAGGACGACGAATAA
- a CDS encoding IS6 family transposase → MPEFDRLNGCIEWIDLSFVERKRTPEWAIQVGIRCHLAGMSTRDASQFLDELGVKRSHVAVHNWVHKADLQPMSTVSADQLAVDEKVIRINGDDYWLYGAVDPQTNEILQFRLFPATTKQTTRWFLTELHRRYRLDGVEFLVDDADYLVNVLDEDGYRFQMVSHGNRNAIERVFWEIERRTSSFATSFSHVEPQTAESWLQALAVRHNSRQS, encoded by the coding sequence ATGCCAGAATTCGACCGCCTCAACGGATGTATCGAGTGGATCGACTTGTCGTTTGTGGAGCGAAAGCGGACTCCCGAGTGGGCGATTCAAGTGGGCATCCGGTGTCATCTCGCCGGTATGTCAACAAGGGATGCAAGTCAGTTTCTCGATGAGTTGGGAGTCAAACGTAGTCACGTCGCGGTTCACAACTGGGTGCACAAGGCCGATCTACAGCCGATGTCGACGGTGAGTGCGGATCAACTTGCGGTTGACGAGAAAGTGATCCGCATCAACGGCGACGACTACTGGCTGTACGGTGCCGTCGATCCCCAAACAAACGAAATCCTGCAGTTCAGGCTGTTTCCAGCGACGACGAAACAGACGACGCGATGGTTTCTGACCGAACTTCATCGACGATATCGGCTAGATGGCGTCGAATTTCTCGTCGATGACGCCGATTATCTAGTGAACGTCCTCGACGAAGACGGGTACCGATTCCAGATGGTTTCACATGGGAATCGGAATGCCATCGAACGTGTCTTTTGGGAAATAGAACGACGAACCTCCTCATTTGCAACTAGTTTCAGCCATGTCGAACCGCAGACAGCAGAATCGTGGCTCCAAGCCCTCGCCGTCCGGCACAACTCACGCCAAAGTTAA
- a CDS encoding iron ABC transporter permease, with protein MAADHHTVDDGGESLPLPTTIASGAVAAAVLLPLVWLVRTALDVGLDDAIAISTRPATVQVFLNSAALVAVVTVASVLIGVPFAYLTVRTDLPFRRAVTVAVSLPLVIPSYVGAFAFVSAFGPQGAFQRLLAPLGVERLPDIYGFTGAALVITLYTYPYVFITTRAALKSLDTTLIDAARTLDHDRWEAFRRVTIPQIRPAVTAGSLLVALYTLSDFGTPAIMQFDAFTRVIYVEFTSFGRDVASLLSLQLVAVTLLILGLESHVRGNEPLHAGRQGGRTGGTIPLGPWKYVALAACLIVAGIALLVPLGILLTWLARGGAEVGSALAFRPEYALNSVGVSAGAALVATVVGLPVAYLAAGYRSRLADAFERATYVGYAVPGVVLGLALVYLGTSYARPLYQTVYLLVAAYVIRFLPQAVGSMRASFLRINPALPEAARTLGRSSFGAFRAVTLPLIAPGLFGGAALVFLTTMKELPATLLLRPSGFKTLVTHIWTATEAGYYGHAAVPALILLGVSGLSMLVILSQEGYDVK; from the coding sequence ATGGCAGCGGACCACCACACCGTCGACGACGGCGGCGAGAGCCTCCCCCTCCCAACGACGATAGCGAGCGGTGCGGTCGCCGCCGCGGTGTTGCTCCCGCTGGTGTGGTTGGTCAGGACCGCCCTCGACGTCGGCCTCGACGACGCCATCGCCATCTCGACCCGGCCGGCGACGGTCCAAGTGTTTCTCAACAGCGCCGCACTCGTCGCCGTCGTCACCGTCGCGTCGGTGCTGATCGGCGTCCCCTTCGCGTATCTGACGGTGCGGACGGACCTCCCCTTCCGCCGGGCGGTCACCGTCGCCGTCTCGCTTCCCCTCGTCATCCCCAGTTACGTCGGCGCCTTCGCCTTCGTCTCGGCTTTCGGCCCACAGGGTGCCTTCCAGCGGCTGCTCGCCCCCCTCGGCGTCGAGCGACTCCCCGACATATACGGCTTCACCGGCGCGGCGCTCGTCATCACGCTGTACACCTACCCGTACGTGTTCATCACGACGCGTGCGGCGCTGAAGTCCCTCGACACGACGTTGATCGACGCCGCGCGGACGCTCGACCACGACCGGTGGGAGGCGTTCCGCCGCGTGACGATTCCCCAGATACGGCCGGCCGTGACCGCCGGGTCGCTGCTGGTCGCGCTGTACACCCTCTCCGATTTCGGTACGCCCGCGATCATGCAGTTCGACGCCTTCACCCGCGTCATCTACGTCGAGTTCACGAGCTTCGGCCGCGACGTCGCGTCCCTGCTCTCCCTCCAACTCGTCGCGGTGACCCTGCTCATCCTCGGCCTCGAATCGCACGTCCGTGGCAACGAACCGCTGCACGCCGGGCGACAGGGGGGACGGACGGGCGGGACCATCCCGCTCGGGCCGTGGAAGTACGTCGCGCTCGCGGCCTGTCTGATCGTCGCCGGCATCGCGTTGCTCGTGCCCCTCGGCATCCTGTTGACGTGGCTGGCGCGGGGCGGAGCGGAGGTGGGGAGCGCGCTCGCCTTCCGCCCGGAGTACGCCCTCAACTCGGTCGGCGTCTCGGCCGGGGCGGCCCTCGTCGCGACGGTCGTCGGCCTGCCGGTGGCCTACCTCGCCGCCGGCTACCGCTCCCGGCTGGCCGACGCCTTCGAGCGGGCGACCTACGTCGGCTACGCCGTGCCGGGTGTGGTGCTCGGTCTCGCGCTGGTCTATCTGGGCACCTCGTACGCCCGTCCGCTCTACCAGACGGTCTACCTGCTGGTCGCGGCCTACGTCATCCGGTTTCTACCACAGGCGGTCGGATCGATGCGCGCCTCCTTCCTCCGAATCAACCCCGCGCTCCCCGAGGCGGCGCGGACGCTCGGTCGCTCCTCTTTCGGTGCGTTCCGCGCGGTGACGCTGCCGCTGATCGCCCCCGGCCTCTTCGGCGGCGCGGCGCTCGTCTTTCTGACGACGATGAAGGAACTGCCGGCGACGCTGTTGCTCCGGCCGTCGGGGTTCAAGACGCTCGTCACCCACATCTGGACGGCGACCGAAGCCGGCTACTACGGTCACGCGGCCGTGCCCGCGCTCATCCTGCTGGGTGTCTCCGGGCTCTCGATGCTTGTTATCCTCTCACAGGAGGGGTACGATGTCAAATAG
- the rpl4p gene encoding 50S ribosomal protein L4, which translates to MQATVRDLNGEDAGTVDLPEVFETAYRPDLIKRAVLAAQANRKQAYGADPYAGLRTPAESFGSGRGMAHVPRENGQGARVPQTVGGRKAHPPKAEKDQGKGINDKERKLAIRSAIAATTDADRVAERGHEFDEDLDLPLVVDDEFEDLVKTREVVDLLESLGVHADVERADEGRSVKAGQGKARGRKYREPSSILFVTSEEPSKAARNLAGADVTTAAEVNAEELAPGTDAGRLTLWTESAVAEVADR; encoded by the coding sequence ATGCAAGCAACAGTACGCGATCTGAACGGCGAGGATGCGGGCACGGTGGACCTCCCCGAGGTCTTCGAGACGGCCTACCGGCCGGACCTCATCAAGCGTGCCGTCCTGGCCGCACAGGCGAACCGAAAGCAGGCGTACGGAGCCGACCCCTACGCCGGGCTGCGAACCCCGGCGGAGTCCTTCGGTAGCGGCCGCGGTATGGCCCATGTGCCACGCGAGAACGGGCAGGGGGCCCGCGTGCCCCAGACCGTCGGCGGGCGCAAGGCACACCCACCGAAAGCGGAGAAGGACCAGGGCAAGGGAATCAACGACAAGGAGCGAAAGCTGGCGATCCGGTCGGCCATCGCGGCGACGACCGACGCCGACCGCGTGGCCGAACGCGGCCACGAGTTCGACGAGGACCTCGACCTCCCGCTGGTCGTCGACGACGAGTTCGAGGACCTGGTCAAGACCCGCGAGGTCGTCGATCTCCTCGAGTCGCTGGGCGTCCACGCGGACGTCGAACGCGCCGACGAGGGGCGATCGGTCAAGGCCGGACAGGGCAAGGCCCGTGGCCGGAAGTACCGCGAACCCTCGTCGATCCTGTTCGTGACGAGCGAGGAGCCGTCGAAGGCGGCGCGCAACCTCGCAGGCGCGGACGTGACGACCGCGGCGGAGGTCAACGCCGAGGAGCTCGCTCCCGGCACCGACGCCGGCCGACTCACGCTGTGGACCGAGAGTGCGGTGGCGGAGGTGGCCGACCGATGA
- a CDS encoding 50S ribosomal protein L2, with amino-acid sequence MGRRIQGQRRGRGGPTFRAPSHRYKANLEHKKDEQRDTTAGEIVGIEHDPARSAPIADVEFEDGDRRLILAPEGVTVGETIQVGVSAEIKPGNTLPLAEIPEGVPVCNVESSPGDGGKFARASGTSAQLMTHDKRVAVVKLPSGQVKRLNPDCRATVGVVAGGGRTEKPFVKAGNKHHKMKARGTKYPRVRGVAMNAVDHPFGGGGRQHPGQPKSVSRDAPPGRKVGDIASKRTGRGGNK; translated from the coding sequence ATGGGACGACGCATTCAAGGCCAACGGCGTGGCCGCGGGGGACCGACGTTCCGTGCCCCGAGCCACCGCTACAAGGCGAATCTCGAGCACAAGAAGGACGAACAGCGCGACACGACGGCCGGCGAAATCGTCGGCATCGAACACGACCCGGCGCGCTCGGCACCGATCGCGGACGTCGAGTTCGAGGACGGCGACCGACGTCTGATCCTCGCGCCCGAGGGCGTGACCGTCGGCGAGACCATTCAGGTCGGCGTCTCCGCGGAGATCAAGCCCGGGAACACGCTCCCGCTGGCGGAGATCCCGGAGGGCGTGCCGGTGTGTAACGTCGAGAGTAGCCCCGGCGACGGCGGCAAGTTCGCCCGAGCTTCGGGGACGAGCGCCCAACTCATGACTCACGACAAACGCGTCGCGGTCGTGAAACTGCCGAGCGGCCAGGTCAAGCGTCTCAACCCGGACTGCCGGGCGACGGTCGGCGTGGTCGCGGGCGGCGGGCGAACCGAAAAGCCGTTCGTCAAGGCCGGCAACAAGCACCACAAGATGAAAGCCCGAGGGACGAAGTACCCGCGGGTTCGCGGGGTGGCTATGAACGCCGTCGACCACCCGTTCGGTGGCGGCGGCCGCCAGCACCCCGGCCAGCCCAAGTCCGTCTCACGGGATGCCCCGCCGGGACGGAAAGTGGGCGACATCGCCTCGAAGCGAACCGGTCGCGGAGGTAACAAATAA
- a CDS encoding ABC transporter ATP-binding protein gives MSNRTMHATNEAVDRRTETDGTTVLELDGVDKSYGSERVIGDLSLSVEEGEILTLLGPSGCGKTTTLRLIAGLERPDAGTVELDDATVSGASRFVAPEDRGVGVVFQEFALFPHLTAAENVGFGLEGWSDEDRQARIDELLDLVGLEAQGDSYPDELSGGQQQRVALARSLAPEPEVLLLDEPFSNLDVDLRVQMREEVREIIKQTGVTAVSVTHDQEEAMSISDRVAVMNDGRIEQVGDPEGVFQQPESRFVAGFLGHASFLPGYVHGGEVTTGLGPIPQSQINGLASTYDRTRIDVLVRPDDIRAIPVDGDATDGRIVSRRYLGPTILYEVRLDDDTSVQCMHNHDESIPLDTRVRIELDADHELAWFPGDQRPTEASDVDTE, from the coding sequence ATGTCAAATAGAACGATGCACGCGACGAACGAGGCGGTGGATCGACGGACAGAGACGGACGGCACGACCGTTCTCGAACTGGACGGGGTCGACAAGTCGTACGGCTCCGAACGGGTCATCGGGGACCTCTCGCTGTCGGTCGAGGAAGGAGAGATACTCACCCTCCTCGGCCCCTCGGGGTGTGGGAAGACGACGACGCTCCGGCTCATCGCGGGGCTCGAACGCCCCGACGCCGGCACCGTCGAACTCGACGACGCGACCGTCTCCGGAGCCAGCCGGTTCGTCGCACCCGAGGACCGCGGCGTCGGCGTCGTCTTCCAGGAGTTCGCGCTCTTTCCCCACCTGACCGCCGCCGAGAACGTCGGCTTCGGGCTGGAGGGGTGGAGCGACGAGGACCGCCAGGCCCGGATCGACGAACTGCTCGACCTCGTGGGACTCGAAGCACAGGGCGACTCCTACCCCGACGAACTCTCCGGCGGGCAACAGCAACGCGTCGCGCTCGCACGGTCGCTCGCACCCGAACCCGAGGTGCTCCTGCTCGACGAACCGTTCTCCAACCTCGACGTCGACCTCCGTGTCCAGATGCGCGAGGAGGTGCGCGAGATCATCAAGCAGACCGGCGTGACCGCCGTCTCGGTCACCCACGACCAGGAGGAGGCGATGTCGATCAGCGACCGCGTGGCCGTCATGAACGACGGCCGGATCGAACAGGTCGGCGACCCCGAAGGGGTGTTTCAACAGCCCGAATCCCGCTTCGTCGCGGGCTTTCTCGGCCACGCCAGTTTCCTCCCCGGCTACGTCCACGGCGGCGAGGTGACGACCGGTCTCGGGCCGATCCCACAGTCCCAGATCAACGGGTTGGCGAGCACGTACGACCGGACGCGCATCGACGTGCTCGTCCGCCCGGACGACATCAGAGCGATCCCGGTCGACGGCGACGCCACCGACGGCCGGATCGTCTCGCGGCGCTACCTCGGCCCGACGATCCTCTACGAGGTCCGCCTCGACGACGACACGAGCGTCCAGTGTATGCACAACCACGACGAGTCCATCCCGCTCGACACGCGGGTCCGCATCGAACTCGACGCCGACCACGAACTCGCGTGGTTCCCGGGCGACCAGCGGCCGACCGAGGCGTCCGACGTCGACACGGAATAG
- a CDS encoding 50S ribosomal protein L3, with protein MPQPSRPRKGSMGFGPRKRATSEVPRIRSWPDDEGAPALQGFAGYKAGMTHVVMVNDEANSPREGMEESVPVTVVETPPMRAVALRAYEQTSYGLKPATEVWTDEFHPELDRTLDLPAEDSFEDDAESLREAVERGAVDDLRVITHTTPSDLANVPKKKPDVMETRVGGGSLDERVDFALDLVEDGGEHAMADVFRAGEYMDASGITKGKGTQGPVKRWGVQKRKGKHARQGWRRRIGNLGPWNPSRVRSTVPQQGQTGYHQRTELNKRLIDVGDGDEPSVDGGFVNYGEVDGPYALVKGSLPGPDQRLLRFRPAIRPTDQPRLDPEVRYVSTASNQG; from the coding sequence ATGCCACAACCAAGCAGACCACGAAAAGGCTCGATGGGATTCGGCCCGCGCAAGCGCGCGACCAGCGAAGTCCCGCGTATCCGCTCGTGGCCCGACGACGAGGGCGCCCCTGCGCTGCAGGGGTTCGCCGGCTACAAGGCCGGAATGACCCACGTCGTCATGGTCAACGACGAGGCCAACTCCCCCCGCGAAGGGATGGAGGAGTCGGTCCCGGTGACCGTCGTCGAGACGCCACCGATGCGCGCCGTCGCCCTGCGAGCCTACGAACAGACGTCGTACGGACTGAAGCCGGCAACCGAAGTGTGGACCGACGAGTTCCACCCGGAACTCGACCGCACGCTCGACCTGCCGGCCGAAGACAGCTTCGAGGACGACGCCGAGTCGCTCCGCGAGGCCGTCGAGCGCGGTGCGGTCGACGACCTGCGGGTCATCACCCACACGACGCCGAGCGATTTGGCGAACGTCCCGAAGAAGAAACCCGACGTGATGGAGACGCGCGTGGGCGGCGGTTCGCTCGACGAGCGCGTCGACTTCGCGCTGGACCTCGTCGAGGACGGCGGCGAGCACGCCATGGCCGACGTGTTCCGTGCGGGCGAGTACATGGACGCGAGCGGCATCACGAAAGGCAAGGGCACCCAGGGTCCGGTCAAGCGCTGGGGCGTCCAGAAGCGGAAGGGCAAACACGCCCGCCAGGGGTGGCGACGACGCATCGGGAACCTCGGTCCGTGGAACCCGTCCCGCGTGCGCTCGACGGTTCCCCAGCAGGGGCAGACGGGCTACCACCAGCGGACGGAGCTCAACAAGCGCCTGATCGACGTCGGCGACGGCGACGAACCCTCCGTCGACGGCGGCTTCGTCAACTACGGCGAGGTCGACGGGCCGTACGCGCTCGTCAAGGGCTCGCTGCCGGGGCCGGACCAGCGCCTCCTGCGCTTCCGCCCGGCCATCCGACCGACCGACCAACCGCGCCTCGACCCCGAGGTGCGCTACGTTTCGACCGCATCCAACCAGGGATAA
- a CDS encoding alpha-1 4-glucan-protein synthase: METDVCVIVPTIREYECVRSYVANAERHGFDTDRLEFVLVTEDFCPTGEMEAMLDELGVAGEVFDGSRREEWFDDHGVDDYDHLIPAASHAQTSFGLLYLWANDHPYAVFIDDDTRPHETVDFFGTHLDNLTEERTVESVRSDTNWVNVLYHAADDHGLYPRGYPYSAMDETVETGEAELTDVVASQGLWTNVPDLDAVRILMDGDLQGQAETRLTADDFGPDFVAGPGQYLTVCSMNLAFRREVVPAFYQLPMDDNEWSVGRFDDIWSGVFLKRAADLLDKQVVTGDPLCRHDKAPRSTFDDLHNEVAGLELNEHLWELVDDVDPAVEGRDADAYATVFAAMADALVDAEADYRNGDFLAHVGEYMHDWLDCLDELQSATRTVPADD, from the coding sequence ATGGAAACGGACGTCTGCGTGATCGTTCCGACGATACGGGAGTACGAGTGCGTGCGGTCGTACGTGGCGAACGCCGAGCGCCACGGCTTCGACACGGACCGACTGGAGTTCGTGTTGGTGACCGAGGACTTCTGTCCGACGGGGGAGATGGAGGCGATGCTCGACGAGTTGGGCGTCGCGGGCGAGGTGTTCGACGGGAGTCGACGCGAGGAGTGGTTCGACGACCACGGCGTCGACGACTACGATCACCTGATCCCGGCCGCGAGCCACGCCCAGACGAGTTTCGGTCTGCTGTACCTGTGGGCCAACGACCACCCCTACGCCGTCTTCATCGACGACGACACCCGTCCCCACGAGACCGTTGACTTCTTCGGCACCCACCTCGACAACCTGACCGAGGAGCGGACCGTCGAGTCGGTACGCTCCGATACGAACTGGGTGAACGTGCTGTACCACGCGGCTGACGACCACGGCCTCTACCCCCGTGGCTACCCCTACTCCGCGATGGACGAGACGGTCGAGACGGGGGAGGCCGAACTCACGGACGTCGTCGCCTCGCAGGGGTTGTGGACGAACGTGCCCGACCTCGACGCGGTGCGCATCCTGATGGACGGCGACCTGCAGGGACAGGCCGAGACTCGGCTCACCGCCGACGACTTCGGGCCGGACTTCGTCGCCGGGCCCGGCCAGTATCTCACCGTCTGCTCGATGAACCTCGCCTTCCGTCGCGAGGTCGTCCCGGCGTTCTACCAGTTGCCCATGGACGACAACGAGTGGTCGGTGGGGCGGTTCGACGACATCTGGAGCGGGGTGTTCCTCAAGCGCGCCGCGGACCTGCTGGACAAACAGGTCGTCACCGGCGACCCACTCTGCCGACACGACAAGGCGCCGCGGTCGACGTTCGACGACCTGCACAACGAGGTGGCGGGGCTGGAACTCAACGAGCACCTCTGGGAACTGGTCGACGACGTCGACCCGGCCGTCGAGGGCCGGGACGCCGACGCCTACGCCACGGTCTTCGCGGCGATGGCCGACGCCCTCGTCGACGCCGAAGCCGACTACCGCAACGGCGACTTTCTCGCCCACGTCGGCGAGTACATGCACGACTGGCTGGACTGCCTCGACGAACTCCAGTCGGCGACGCGGACGGTCCCGGCCGACGACTAG
- a CDS encoding extracellular solute-binding protein: protein MRDSPSSRRRILRIGGAAGLASIAGCSGLLGGSETGDGGDGGDGGGDTVGQIGSGRSPFGERDLSGGTSMSEMPELSGELTLYSGRGEPLVGRLVSFIEDLYPDLTVRPRYNAAADLVNQIETEGENSPADVFFSVNAGSLGALKDRGRTADLPSEVLDAVPDQFHDPDGTWVGTSGRARTIPYNTNALSESDVPDDIFAFPETEAFRDAIGCAPSYSSFQAFVTAMRALNGEEETRQWLEGMLELGLDSNYADEFLVSQAVADGELRAGFANHYYIQRVLAGRPDAPISTAFTEGDAGAIFNVAGACVLDTASSPDFASNFVHHLLSAEAQDYFARETFEYPLVPGVDPIGRLPSIDELNPPEGLDLTQLSDLEGTVSLLRDVGML, encoded by the coding sequence ATGCGCGATAGTCCAAGTTCTCGACGTCGGATACTGCGGATCGGAGGCGCTGCCGGCCTGGCATCGATCGCCGGATGTAGCGGGCTTCTCGGGGGGTCAGAGACCGGCGACGGTGGCGACGGTGGTGACGGTGGCGGCGACACGGTCGGACAGATCGGCTCCGGACGCTCCCCGTTCGGCGAGCGCGACCTCTCCGGCGGCACCTCGATGTCCGAGATGCCCGAATTGAGCGGCGAACTGACCCTCTACTCCGGCCGCGGCGAACCGCTGGTCGGTCGCCTCGTCTCCTTCATCGAGGACCTCTACCCCGACCTGACGGTGCGCCCGCGGTACAACGCGGCGGCGGACCTCGTGAACCAGATCGAGACCGAGGGCGAGAACAGCCCAGCCGACGTGTTCTTCTCGGTCAACGCCGGGTCGCTGGGCGCACTCAAGGACCGTGGGCGGACGGCGGACCTCCCGAGCGAGGTTCTCGACGCGGTCCCCGACCAGTTCCACGACCCCGACGGGACGTGGGTCGGCACGTCCGGCCGCGCACGGACCATCCCCTACAACACGAACGCGCTCTCCGAGTCGGACGTCCCGGACGACATCTTCGCGTTCCCGGAGACGGAGGCGTTCCGCGACGCCATCGGCTGTGCCCCTTCGTACAGTTCGTTCCAGGCGTTCGTCACGGCGATGCGCGCGCTCAACGGCGAGGAGGAGACTCGCCAGTGGCTCGAAGGGATGCTGGAACTGGGACTCGACTCCAACTACGCCGACGAGTTCCTCGTGAGTCAGGCCGTCGCGGACGGTGAACTCCGCGCCGGCTTCGCCAACCACTACTACATCCAGCGAGTGCTCGCCGGCCGACCCGACGCCCCCATCTCCACCGCGTTCACCGAGGGTGATGCGGGTGCCATCTTCAACGTCGCCGGGGCGTGCGTCCTCGATACGGCGTCGTCGCCCGATTTCGCGTCGAACTTCGTCCATCACTTGCTGTCGGCCGAGGCACAGGACTACTTCGCACGGGAGACCTTCGAGTACCCACTGGTGCCGGGCGTCGACCCCATCGGCCGCCTGCCGAGTATCGATGAATTGAACCCGCCCGAAGGATTAGACCTGACTCAGCTGTCCGACTTGGAGGGAACGGTCTCCCTCCTGCGTGACGTCGGAATGCTCTGA
- a CDS encoding RNA methyltransferase, which yields MTLGVLVPSSLVREAEDKREATRKLGYVARAATVFRADRLVVFPDEDGERRWGGGFVEVVLRYAATPPYLRKEAWGRRDELEYAGVLPPLRISSRTGSGPDRPGSLQEGIVTEVGPDGRVRVNCALQHPISLLLPDGMEASVGERVAIRISSREPVRARIVDEPPPGFAVRRADLSEALGRPDAGLRIATSRHGTPLSVDRLADMAGRAGDMTVAFGAPGRGLPAILDVSVEDVARAGDTDVEPGPGFDLWLNTIPRQGSETVRTEEAMFASLAPLTLTE from the coding sequence ATGACGCTCGGTGTGCTCGTGCCGTCTTCCCTCGTCCGGGAAGCCGAGGACAAACGCGAGGCGACTCGCAAACTCGGTTACGTCGCCCGCGCGGCGACGGTGTTCCGGGCGGACCGCCTCGTCGTCTTCCCCGACGAAGACGGCGAACGGCGCTGGGGAGGCGGGTTCGTCGAGGTCGTGCTCCGGTACGCCGCCACGCCCCCCTACCTCCGAAAGGAGGCGTGGGGCCGGCGGGACGAACTGGAGTACGCCGGCGTGTTGCCGCCCCTCCGCATCTCGTCACGGACCGGCTCCGGACCTGATCGTCCGGGGTCGTTGCAAGAAGGAATCGTGACCGAGGTCGGACCTGACGGCCGCGTTCGGGTCAATTGCGCACTGCAACACCCGATCTCCCTCCTCCTCCCTGACGGGATGGAGGCGAGCGTTGGAGAGCGCGTCGCCATCAGGATCTCTTCGAGAGAACCGGTCCGCGCCCGAATCGTCGACGAGCCCCCACCGGGGTTCGCGGTTCGGCGCGCGGACCTGTCGGAAGCGCTGGGACGCCCCGACGCGGGGCTCCGAATCGCGACGTCCCGTCACGGGACGCCGCTGTCGGTCGATCGATTGGCCGACATGGCCGGACGTGCGGGCGACATGACCGTCGCCTTCGGCGCGCCGGGCCGCGGGCTTCCGGCGATCCTCGACGTATCGGTCGAGGACGTCGCCCGAGCGGGCGACACGGACGTCGAACCCGGACCGGGGTTCGACCTCTGGCTGAATACGATTCCGCGACAGGGGAGCGAGACGGTGCGAACCGAGGAGGCGATGTTCGCGTCGCTCGCCCCCCTGACACTCACGGAGTAA